TTCCTGATGCTTGTTCTACATCACCTGCGGTAATTCTGCCATAGGGACCACTTCCCTGAAGGGTTTCTAAGTCCACTCCTAGTTGTTTTGCTAATTTTTTAGCTCTGGGTGAAGCAACAGTCCTACCAGAGCCATTGCTACTACCGTTGCTTGGTGCGGTAGTGGTAGCAGTAGCCGTTTCTACGCTTGGAGGTGCGGTGACTGCTGTAGGTGCCGCTTGGGAGGGTGCGCTTGCGCCTCCTTGATGAGATGCAGCTTGCTTTTTAGCTTCTTCAATTTCTGCCTCAGTTTCGGCTATCAAAGCGATCGCACTACCTACAGGTGCTTCTTGTCCTGCTTCGACCATAATAACTGCCAGATAACCTTCATTAAAAGACTCTACGTCCATATCGGCTTTGTCCGACTCTACAACTAATACCGTTTCCCCTTTTTCTACCTTATCTCCAGCAGTTTTTGTCCACTCGACGATTTTACCTTCGGTCATGGTGGAACTAAGGGCGGGCATAAATATATCGTGAATCATGGTGTGGGATCTTTACTCTTATAGTTAATATATTGATAATTGAATTTAAAGACAACAGAATAGTTCTTCTTTACTTTGTAGCTATATTCTGCATTGATTACAACTTAAAGATGATAACATTTATCGCAATTTCATTCCTTGTAAGGTCTAGATTACTAGAGCCAAGACATACTCAAGCTGCTCTTCTTTGCCCACTCTCATTTACTATAAGTTAAAAAAAACAAAAGTCGTGTTTAGTTGACAATCATTTTGGAAACTGGTTTTGATTGTCAGTTTTTCAAAAGCGATCGCTAATTAAAGGATGATGAATCAAATCTTTTCATAATCATTTTCTTTTCTCGCCTTTATGGTACATTTAAAAAAAATGAGAAGATTATGAGATGGCTTAGGGATGATCCAAAAAGAACGAACTGTTTCTTTACCAGAAGTACACCGCACGATTAAGGTGCCAGAACGAGGTGGTTTCTGGCGTAAGATGCTTGCTTATGGAGGGCCTGGATACCTCGTTGCCGTAGGTTACATGGATCCTGGTAACTGGGCAACTGACTTAGCTGGTGGCGCCCAATTTGGCTATATGCTGCTGAGTGTTATCTTACTCTCTAACTTGATGGCGATCGTGTTGCAGGCGCTTTGTGTCAAGCTGGGGGTGGCAACGGGACGAGATTTGGCACAAGCCTGTCGGGACAATTACAGTGCGCCTGTCAGCTTTTTCCTGTGGATTTTATGTGAGATTGCGATCGCCGCTTGTGACTTAGCAGAGTTAGTCGGAAGTGCGATCGCCTTGGAACTCTTGTTTGGCATTCCCTTAGCTATAGGTGTTTGCATCACAGCTTTGGATGTCATAATGGTGCTGTTTTTGCAAGGTAAAGGCTTTCGCTACGTCGAAGCTTTAGTGATTACTATTATGACTGTGATTGGTGTTTGCTTCATCGTTGAATTAATCGTTTCTCGTCCTGATGTAGCCGATGTTCTCCAAGGCTTTATCCCTCAGTCAGAAGTGGTGCGAAACCCAACGGCACTTTACATCGCGATAGGAATTTTGGGGGCGACTGTCATGCCCCACAACCTTTATCTACATTCTTCGATTGTGCAAACGCGCGCTTGGCAAGAAACTCCTGAAAAAAAGCGTGAAGCCATCAAATTTGCCACTATTGATTCAACCGTTGCCTTAACACTTGCTTTGTTTATTAACGCTGCTATTTTAATTTTATCGGCGGCAACTTTCCACTTTTCCAATCATCAAGATGTAGCAGAAATTCAAGATGCGTACAAGTTGCTGTCACCTGTGCTGGGATTTGCGCCTGCAAGTATCCTCTTTGCGATCGCCTTGCTGGCATCAGGACAAAACTCGACCTTGACTGGAACTTTAGCTGGACAGATTGTAATGGAAGGGTTTTTGCAAATTCGACTTAGACCTTGGCTACGACGCTTGCTGACTCGTATGGTAGCGATTGTTCCAGCCCTTTTAACCATTTTATTTTTGGGAGAAGGTAGCACTACTAATTTGTTGGTTCTAAGTCAGGTAATTCTCAGTTTACAGCTTTCTTTTGCCGTGATTCCACTGGTAATGTTCACTAGCGATCGCCGTTTGATGGGAGAGTTTGTCAATCCTCGTTGGCTCAAAATTTTGGCTGGAGCAGTTGCTACAATTATCGTCGGTTTGAATCTTTGGCTGCTATGGCAAACATTTCTGGAGTGGCTCAATTAACAATGAACAACAGCATTTTATAATCAGAGATTGGCTGGAAAGCATTCCAAATTCTAGGAAGATTAATCGAACTTTGTAAATTGTCTTGATTACTATAACTTCTAAAGCAGGACACATAAAAGCGCAGCGTTCAGCGACAACTAGAATTTCTAACAGTGAACCAAGATTCCAATTCCGTCCGTTGCAACGCAATTGTTAGCCGAGAAATTTCAAGAGTGATGTTAACTTAGATTTTTCAACCACGTACACTTTGCGTAGCTTTTCAGAAGGTAGCGATACCTTAGCATCAGAAAATGCCAAAATCGGAGTCACAAAATTGAAGCCTTTTTGTTTTTTTACCTGTAAAGCTTGTCTCATGGTTTGAGCAATAAAGTCCTTTTCAAACGGATATTTTGTTCTTCCCATACAGCGATATAATTGCTTCCCATCCGTTGTCACCTTACCTTTATGGGATTTGACATCGATTACATACGCTTTGTTTTGAGGAGAGATACATACAATATCAGCATCTCCCAGTTTGTTACCTAAGTACATACCATACTCAACTTGCCAACCTTCATGCTCTAGCTGAGATATTTCTTTGCCAATAGATTCTTCTCCTTCAGCACCTTGATCGGCATTATTAGCTTGCTTCCATAAAAAAACAGCATTTGTTGCTAATCCTAAAGCAATGACAATAAACGGCACATATAATATAGGCGACCAATTTAACGAAGACTGTGGTTGAGAAGAATTATTAGGGGAGAGTTGCCTCAGAAGTTTATCAAAAGTTTTGACCAGAAAAATTGGCAGAAAAAAGACGAATCCTGCCGAGGCGAACGAAGTGACTGCCTTCATTCGCCTTTTTAAAGCTAGTTTACGTATATTCTGCCCTGCTTGACGACCTAGTTTAGGCATAAGAACTGATGTTGTTGAAAGCAAAATTCTCTCAGGAAAACCCAAGGCGGTTTTGTAAGCTAGCTATTTATTAGACACAAACTCTTCTTAGATATTAACTCTACAATTTTCATTTTATATACTCTCTAGTATCACAAAGCGATCGCCTGAAAGCCCATAGCCAATTCAAGTAAAGCAATTGATCGGATTACTCTTCTTTGAGAATTAAATTAATTTGTTTTTTTAGGATCGGTATTTCTTGCTCAATTATTTGCCAGATGATTTTCAAATCTACTCGAAAATATTCGTGAACTAATAAGTTGCGGAAGTCAATAATATCTCGCCAAATGATTTTTGGATATTGTTTATGGGTGGCAGCAGCCATAGATCTTGCAGCTTCACCAATTATTTGTAGTTGCAGGAGTATCCAACTTTGTATTAGTTCGTTAGCGAAAAATTCTGCCTTTCCCTGAATTGCATACTTTTCAATGTTATTAATTGCTTCTTGAATGTCCCGTATTCTTTCTAGATCGCTCCTCATAGGGTTAAAGACTCTAGAAGAACTTCATCGCGGATTCTTGCTTTTAGCCCTTCGGTGGTTACTACATCT
This DNA window, taken from Pleurocapsa sp. FMAR1, encodes the following:
- a CDS encoding Nramp family divalent metal transporter; this translates as MIQKERTVSLPEVHRTIKVPERGGFWRKMLAYGGPGYLVAVGYMDPGNWATDLAGGAQFGYMLLSVILLSNLMAIVLQALCVKLGVATGRDLAQACRDNYSAPVSFFLWILCEIAIAACDLAELVGSAIALELLFGIPLAIGVCITALDVIMVLFLQGKGFRYVEALVITIMTVIGVCFIVELIVSRPDVADVLQGFIPQSEVVRNPTALYIAIGILGATVMPHNLYLHSSIVQTRAWQETPEKKREAIKFATIDSTVALTLALFINAAILILSAATFHFSNHQDVAEIQDAYKLLSPVLGFAPASILFAIALLASGQNSTLTGTLAGQIVMEGFLQIRLRPWLRRLLTRMVAIVPALLTILFLGEGSTTNLLVLSQVILSLQLSFAVIPLVMFTSDRRLMGEFVNPRWLKILAGAVATIIVGLNLWLLWQTFLEWLN
- a CDS encoding nuclease-related domain-containing protein, translated to MPKLGRQAGQNIRKLALKRRMKAVTSFASAGFVFFLPIFLVKTFDKLLRQLSPNNSSQPQSSLNWSPILYVPFIVIALGLATNAVFLWKQANNADQGAEGEESIGKEISQLEHEGWQVEYGMYLGNKLGDADIVCISPQNKAYVIDVKSHKGKVTTDGKQLYRCMGRTKYPFEKDFIAQTMRQALQVKKQKGFNFVTPILAFSDAKVSLPSEKLRKVYVVEKSKLTSLLKFLG
- a CDS encoding HepT-like ribonuclease domain-containing protein, which translates into the protein MRSDLERIRDIQEAINNIEKYAIQGKAEFFANELIQSWILLQLQIIGEAARSMAAATHKQYPKIIWRDIIDFRNLLVHEYFRVDLKIIWQIIEQEIPILKKQINLILKEE